From Anopheles merus strain MAF unplaced genomic scaffold, AmerM5.1 LNR4000125, whole genome shotgun sequence, a single genomic window includes:
- the LOC121601610 gene encoding LOW QUALITY PROTEIN: uncharacterized protein LOC121601610 (The sequence of the model RefSeq protein was modified relative to this genomic sequence to represent the inferred CDS: inserted 1 base in 1 codon; deleted 2 bases in 1 codon), protein MKRSYAALIGPVLWWVVCLAWIERSLAQEKPTFRIIAPEFICNPAQGHGSTTDSSGAAAGGVTGGNFTQSASARHLTIGFQTNGGQQLHYRVKTYFTLLGDTAFISQRHTVGLWRAVRQLEQRVRRERDVIAQRGQMTIGTDELVPGVVYTFGVVALDAAGVESEEQNFTMTYRDADQGASFEHGGSTRGGNDVSLVMLGAERTYADVDYLVTAQLIFCVRRVDYFYRWTIAEDGGRNDSEPLAVAMERSKTLTVPAGTLLPGQAYDIEVRVYSTSSVDEMIARARMTVRVLRRVPTAVLFPVDAVVGIDQTVRVRSYVSGGGEGMVWSCQSSNADGNCDDTFEVSDGEALVTFYKEGQYVVQASIAAEERESEPRWTSLLVVHPKVTPAVRVLQWSQYPAVAGEPFELLVSVAGLVPNCYSNWTVLKEEGGFAYFDPAQLPNGRTLGGLFIRDVEENFLAELVDYGNDTVVKDVPLSIPGRSLTGPWKGLEPNARYKLRLETVCPEPIDDSKPGGPQASREPIKSHWTFVLETNGAPEAVLPMVLTPEANGTALDTVYKLATGIAKDTELDYPLRYSFWYVADGVDVHVATYCEITSAETVLPYSKTGCVGTYAVVCDSRGACSKIIGPDACVLPGAEPSAEAVLWALESVEAFFDRLNYRDALKXAFELLITLRNRHSPQYDGAYRRFVEQLQQSIAHIRKVYAETAYLSEAAIQEFIVQAKPLLDLEEANNHALFEQLLELMDASPRPKRSAPAPSIVGGASKLNTKLLLMESLTVSKNVSVARQARTSLLSFVHQAARNYCALEPHYVFVGQLLTLEVNRYRSVAEMNVGHVPIPNHVLLSTPAGRGRLLDAFPETEYFCLGRVYYARDLFVERAEQAHELDLGFYEAFVLSVEKGGMWTLVDWRNDYFLWSLDGRRLPNVTCQTWATVYGAAGTALPSKRPRMKCGNLKRTEPAPIEESSGYSSTEPYAMFSTSGLQSTVAPEPANTSNVVSSEPDLMSTSPATSVRPTVITSDVVTATESDMVTLPDNATEHQPIDGGSSLGYTVVAALAVAALTLVVLTVAYRRRKAVLRLADELQTVPSRARTQPSPHVRYARFQDEHNMTGDNVSTISDVLAI, encoded by the exons ATGAAGCGGTCCTACGCAGCGTTAATAGGACCGGTGCTATGGTGGGTGGTTTGCTTGGCATGGATCGAACGATCGTTAGCG CAGGAAAAACCAACGTTTCGCATAATAGCACCCGAGTTTATCTGTAATCCGGCCCAAGGTCATGGCAGCACGACCGATAGTAGCGGTGCAGCGGCCGGTGGTGTCACCGGTGGGAATTTCACACAATCCGCATCCGCACGCCACCTAACGATCGG CTTTCAAACGAATGGCGGGCAGCAGCTGCACTACCGGGTGAAAACGTACTTTACGCTGCTGGGCGACACCGCATTCATCAGCCAGCGGCATACGGTCGGGCTGTGGCGGGCCGTACGCCAGCTCGAGCAGCGTGTCCGGCGCGAACGGGACGTGATCGCGCAGCGCGGACAGATGACGATCGGTACGGACGAGCTGGTACCGGGCGTAGTGTACACGTTCGGCGTGGTCGCGCTCGATGCGGCCGGCGTGGAGAGCGAGGAGCAAAACTTTACTATGACCTACCGGGACGCGGACCAGGGTGCCTCGTTCGAGCACGGTGGGTCCACGCGGGGCGGTAACGACGTGTCGCTGGTAATGCTGGGCGCCGAGCGGACGTACGCGGACGTGGACTATCTCGTGACGGCGCAGCTCATATTTTGTGTCCGGCGGGTGGATTACTTCTATCGCTGGACCATCGCCGAGGACGGAGGGCGCAACGACAGCGAACCGCTGGCGGTTGCGATGGAACGCTCCAAGACGCTTACCGTGCCGGCGGGTACGTTGCTTCCCGGCCAGGCGTACGACATCGAGGTGCGGGTGTATTCGACGTCCAGTGTGGATGAAATGATTGCGAGGGCACGCATGACGGTGCGCGTTTTGCGCCGTGTCCCAACAGCTGTTCTGTTTCCCGTCGATGCCGTGGTCGGCATTGATCAAACCGTGCGGGTGCGATCGTACGTGTCCGGTGGCGGGGAGGGGATGGTGTGGTCCTGCCAGAGCTCGAATGCGGACGGCAATTGTGACGACACGTTCGAGGTGAGCGATGGCGAGGCACTGGTAACCTTCTACAAGGAGGGTCAGTACGTTGTGCAGGCCTCCATTGCCGC GGAGGAACGGGAATCCGAACCACGGTGGACGTCGCTGTTGGTGGTTCATCCGAAGGTTACACCCGCGGTTCGCGTGCTCCAGTGGTCTCAGTATCCGGCCGTTGCCGGGGAACCGTTCGAGCTGCTCGTGAGCGTGGCCGGACTCGTGCCGAACTGTTACTCCAACTGGACCGTGCTGAAGGAGGAGGGCGGCTTTGCGTATTTCGATCCCGCGCAGCTGCCGAACGGCCGCACCTTGGGTGGTCTGTTCATACGCGATGTGGAGGAAAACTTTCTTGCCGAGCTGGTGGACTATGGGAACGATACGGTCGTGAAGGATGTGCCATTGTCCATTCCGGGTCGATCGCTTACCGGACCGTGGAAGGGGCTGGAACCGAACGCGCGCTATAAATTGCGCCTGGAAACGGTCTGCCCCGAACCGATCGACGATAGCAAACCGGGCGGACCACAAGCTTCACGCGAACCGATCAAAAGCCACTGGACGTTCGTGCTGGAGACAAACGGAGCACCGGAAGCGGTGCTACCGATGGTGTTGACCCCGGAAGCGAATGGAACGGCCCTAGACACCGTGTACAAGCTGGCGACCGGGATCGCGAAGGACACCGAACTGGACTACCCGTTGCGATACAGCTTCTGGTACGTGGCCGACGGTGTGGACGTACACGTGGCCACCTACTGCGAGATAACATCGGCCGAAACGGTTCTTCCGTACAGTAAAACTGGTTGCGTCGGAACGTACGCGGTCGTGTGCGATTCACGCGGCGCCTGTTCGAAGATCATCGGTCCGGACGCTTGCGTGCTTCCCGGGGCTGAACCATCGGCGGAAGCTGTACTGTGGGCGCTGGAATCGGTGGAGGCATTTTTTGATCGGCTCAACTATCGCGATGCGTTGA ATGCATTCGAGCTGCTGATAACGTTGCGCAACCGGCACTCGCCCCAGTACGACGGCGCGTACCGCCGGTTCGTCGAGCAGTTGCAGCAATCCATTGCGCACATCCGCAAGGTGTACGCGGAAACGGCGTACCTGTCCGAGGCCGCAATCCAGGAGTTCATCGTGCAGGCAAAGCCCCTGCTCGATCTGGAGGAGGCGAACAATCACGCGCTGTTTGAGCAGTTGCTGGAGCTAATGGACGCGTCACCAAGGCCGAAACGCTCCGCACCAGCGCCCTCAATTGTCGGAGGTGCGAGCAAACTCAACACCAAGCTGCTACTGATGGAGAGCTTAACTGTATCGAAAAACGTGTCCGTTGCGCGGCAGGCACGTACGAGTTTGTTAAGCTTCGTGCATCAGGCCGCCCGGAACTATTGCGCGCTGGAGCCGCACTACGTTTTTGTGGGCCAGCTGCTTACGCTGGAGGTGAATCGCTACCGTAGCGTTGCGGAAATGAACGTTGGCCACGTGCCGATTCCGAACCACGTGCTGCTCAGCACTCCCGCCGGCCGCGGCCGGCTTCTGGACGCCTTCCCCGAGACGGAGTATTTCTGTCTGGGGCGCGTATACTACGCCCGCGATCTGTTTGTCGAGCGGGCCGAGCAAGCGCACGAGCTGGACCTGGGCTTCTACGAAGCGTTCGTGCTGTCGGTGGAGAAGGGCGGCATGTGGACGCTGGTGGACTGGAGAAATGACTACTTTCTGTGGTCGCTGGACGGACGCCGGCTGCCGAACGTGACG TGTCAAACGTGGGCAACGGTGTATGGAGCGGCAGGGACTGCACTACCGTCGAAACGGCCACGGATGAAGTGCGGT AATCTCAAACGAACAGAACCAGCCCCAATCGAGGAGTCCAGTGGATACTCATCAACGGAACCCTATGCAATGTTCTCGACAAGCGGTCTCCAGTCTACAGTCGCTCCCGAACCAGCAAACACTTCCAATGTGGTGAGTTCGGAGCCCGATCTCATGTCTACGTCACCGGCAACAAGCGTGCGCCCGACCGTGATTACGTCCGATGTTGTAACTGCTACCGAAAGCGATATGGTGACTCTGCCAGACAACGCGACCGAAC ACCAACCGATCGATGGCGGTTCTTCGCTCGGATATACGGTCGTTGCAGCACTGGCTGTTGCTGCGCTAACGCTGGTCGTGTTAACTGTAGCGTACCGGAGGCGCAAAGCCGTTCTGCGTCTGGCCGATGAGCTACAGACCGTACCGTCCAGAGCACGTACACAGCCATCGCCACACGTGCGGTATGCTCGGTTTCAAGATGAACACAATATGACCGGCGACAACGTGTCCACCATATCGGACGTACTGGCAATCTAA